Proteins encoded together in one Bradyrhizobium sp. CB82 window:
- a CDS encoding MFS transporter codes for MTDQAIKPASEHFDIADAERRIKAIFIGSIGNLVEWYDFYAYTAFALYFAPAFFPGNDPVVQQLNVAVVFAATFLMRPLGGWFFGYLADHFGRRISLTLSVVFMCFGSLIIAVTPTYASIGLAAPAILAVARVIEGLSLGGEYGASATYLSEVADPRHRGFYSSFQYVTLIGGQLTAIIVLLLLQKVFLTPEELKAWGWRIPFAIGAMLAIFAAVMRRGLHETEAFEEAKKVVKPTGSIANLLKYPRELLLVVGLTAGGTAAFYTFTTYMQTFVKLSVGLTEDQTTFVIFGTLIFATILQPIYGAISDKIGRKPLLIFFGLAGTLATVPLLVALKETKSSFMAFVLICCAWLFVAGYTSINAVVKAELFPTNVRALGVGLPYAITVSLFGGTAPAIALYFKSIGHEDWFYYYLSGIICLSLIIYATMRDTKHASAMHRHE; via the coding sequence ATGACAGACCAAGCAATCAAGCCGGCCTCCGAGCACTTCGACATTGCCGACGCCGAACGCCGGATCAAGGCGATCTTCATCGGCTCGATCGGCAATCTCGTCGAATGGTATGATTTCTACGCCTATACGGCGTTCGCGCTGTATTTCGCACCGGCGTTCTTCCCTGGCAACGATCCCGTCGTCCAGCAACTGAATGTCGCCGTCGTGTTCGCGGCGACCTTCCTGATGCGCCCCCTGGGCGGCTGGTTCTTCGGCTATCTCGCCGATCATTTCGGGCGTCGGATTTCGCTGACGCTCTCCGTCGTCTTCATGTGCTTCGGCTCGCTCATCATCGCGGTGACGCCGACCTATGCCTCGATCGGTCTTGCGGCCCCGGCCATCCTGGCGGTCGCGCGCGTGATCGAGGGCTTGAGTCTTGGCGGCGAATACGGCGCCAGCGCCACTTACTTGAGCGAGGTCGCCGATCCCCGGCATCGCGGCTTCTACTCGAGCTTTCAGTACGTCACCCTGATCGGCGGGCAGCTTACCGCGATCATCGTGCTGCTGCTGTTGCAAAAGGTGTTCCTCACGCCCGAGGAGCTGAAGGCCTGGGGCTGGCGCATTCCGTTTGCGATCGGTGCGATGCTGGCGATCTTCGCCGCGGTGATGCGGCGCGGCCTGCATGAGACCGAGGCGTTCGAGGAAGCCAAGAAGGTGGTGAAGCCGACCGGCTCGATCGCCAATCTCCTGAAATATCCGCGCGAGCTGTTGCTGGTGGTGGGACTGACCGCCGGCGGCACGGCCGCATTCTACACCTTCACCACCTACATGCAGACCTTCGTCAAACTCTCGGTCGGGCTGACCGAGGACCAGACCACCTTCGTGATCTTCGGCACGCTGATCTTCGCGACCATCCTGCAACCGATCTATGGTGCGATCTCCGACAAGATCGGACGCAAGCCGCTGCTGATCTTCTTCGGCCTCGCCGGCACGCTCGCGACCGTTCCATTGCTGGTGGCGCTGAAGGAGACGAAATCGTCCTTCATGGCGTTCGTGCTGATCTGCTGCGCCTGGCTGTTCGTCGCCGGCTACACCTCGATCAACGCGGTGGTGAAGGCCGAGCTGTTTCCGACCAATGTTCGCGCCCTCGGCGTGGGACTGCCCTATGCGATCACGGTGTCCTTGTTCGGCGGCACGGCACCGGCGATCGCGCTCTATTTCAAGTCCATCGGGCACGAGGACTGGTTCTACTACTATCTCAGCGGCATCATCTGCCTCTCGCTGATCATCTATGCTACGATGCGCGACACCAAGCATGCCTCCGCGATGCATCGTCACGAGTAG
- a CDS encoding TetR/AcrR family transcriptional regulator encodes MPTQLARKPQNTYHHGDLRDALIKAALREAEQGGAEAISIKALARELGVSQPAPYRHFADREALLAAVTAEAFRQFTTVLREVMAKPSKQSKLSRLAQATLDFGLRRNGIYRLMFASRTVSCAAAGSELHAATNETFALVIEALEAPAVGYLRERHALKIWAAMHGVVMLAQQGMFTGKPAHTTREELVEDFVAETKLALEVAIKDARRGGKAD; translated from the coding sequence ATGCCGACACAACTCGCCCGCAAGCCGCAAAACACCTATCACCATGGCGACCTTCGCGATGCCCTGATCAAGGCCGCCTTGCGTGAGGCGGAGCAGGGCGGCGCGGAGGCCATCAGCATCAAGGCCCTGGCGAGGGAACTCGGCGTTTCCCAGCCTGCGCCGTATCGGCATTTCGCGGACCGCGAGGCACTGCTCGCCGCGGTGACGGCGGAAGCCTTCCGCCAATTCACGACTGTGCTGCGAGAGGTGATGGCAAAGCCGTCGAAGCAGTCGAAACTCTCGAGGCTCGCCCAGGCCACGCTGGATTTCGGCCTGCGCCGCAACGGCATCTACCGGCTGATGTTCGCCTCGCGCACCGTCTCCTGCGCGGCCGCGGGAAGCGAGCTGCACGCGGCGACGAACGAGACCTTCGCACTCGTGATCGAGGCGCTGGAAGCGCCGGCCGTCGGCTATTTGCGCGAGCGGCACGCCCTCAAGATCTGGGCTGCGATGCACGGCGTGGTGATGTTGGCCCAGCAGGGCATGTTCACCGGCAAACCGGCACACACAACGCGCGAGGAGCTGGTCGAGGACTTTGTGGCCGAGACCAAGCTTGCGCTGGAGGTCGCAATCAAGGATGCGCGCCGCGGCGGCAAAGCGGACTAG
- a CDS encoding ABC transporter permease subunit (The N-terminal region of this protein, as described by TIGR01726, is a three transmembrane segment that identifies a subfamily of ABC transporter permease subunits, which specificities that include histidine, arginine, glutamine, glutamate, L-cystine (sic), the opines (in Agrobacterium) octopine and nopaline, etc.): MTTDSPRPPPRRTFSLALGGPQLKGLLWQILVVGIALAIIAFLWSNTVQNLSARRISTGFAFLGREAGMPIADSLLAYSPKDTYFWAFVVGVANTLRVAVIGIVLATLLGTLIGISRLSANWLLSRLAAVYVEVLRDIPLLLQLLFWYVLMQALPAARAAWRPIEGIFLSNRGLILPSMPIGEGQLWVLGTAAIGALAFYVLRRAQIAQQMRDGRPRPAWPFALGLIVVLPALVSWWLGVRWTVAWPELRGFNFVGGLTLAPEYFALLIALVTYTSAFIAEIVRSGIQSVPRGQWDAANALGLRRSFMLRQIILPQALRVIVPPMTSQYLNLTKNSSLAVAIGYQDVVSIANTTLNQTGQAIEAIALIMAVFLTISLSISFFMNWYNARIALVER, translated from the coding sequence GTGACGACCGATAGCCCCAGACCGCCGCCGCGCCGGACGTTCTCGCTCGCGCTGGGAGGCCCGCAGCTCAAGGGGCTGCTGTGGCAGATCCTCGTCGTCGGCATTGCCCTCGCCATCATCGCGTTCCTCTGGTCCAATACCGTTCAGAACCTCTCGGCGCGCCGTATCTCAACCGGCTTTGCGTTCCTGGGCCGCGAGGCCGGCATGCCGATCGCCGACAGCCTGCTCGCCTACAGTCCGAAGGACACGTACTTCTGGGCCTTCGTCGTCGGCGTCGCCAACACCTTGCGCGTCGCCGTCATCGGCATCGTGCTCGCGACCCTGCTGGGAACGCTGATCGGCATCTCGCGGCTGTCGGCCAACTGGCTGCTGTCGCGGCTCGCCGCCGTCTATGTCGAGGTGCTGCGCGACATCCCGCTCCTGTTGCAGCTGCTGTTCTGGTACGTGCTGATGCAGGCGCTGCCGGCCGCCCGCGCCGCATGGCGGCCGATCGAAGGCATCTTCCTGTCCAATCGCGGACTGATCCTGCCGTCGATGCCGATCGGCGAGGGGCAGCTTTGGGTGCTCGGCACGGCGGCGATCGGCGCACTCGCGTTTTACGTTTTACGACGGGCCCAGATTGCGCAGCAGATGCGCGACGGCAGGCCGAGACCGGCCTGGCCTTTTGCGCTCGGCCTCATCGTCGTGCTGCCGGCGCTGGTGTCGTGGTGGCTCGGTGTGCGCTGGACCGTCGCCTGGCCCGAGCTGCGTGGCTTCAACTTCGTCGGCGGCTTGACGCTGGCGCCCGAATATTTCGCGCTGCTGATCGCGCTCGTCACCTACACTTCGGCTTTCATCGCCGAAATTGTGCGCAGCGGCATTCAATCGGTGCCGCGGGGACAGTGGGACGCCGCCAACGCGCTCGGCCTGCGCCGCAGCTTCATGCTGCGGCAGATCATCCTGCCGCAGGCGCTGCGCGTCATCGTGCCGCCGATGACGAGCCAGTATCTCAACCTCACCAAGAACTCCTCGCTTGCGGTCGCGATCGGCTACCAGGACGTGGTCTCGATCGCCAATACCACGCTGAACCAGACCGGGCAGGCGATCGAGGCGATCGCGCTGATCATGGCGGTGTTCCTGACCATCAGCCTGTCGATCAGCTTCTTCATGAACTGGTACAATGCGCGGATTGCGCTGGTGGAGCGCTGA
- a CDS encoding ferredoxin, translating into MAERLRVHVDPDKCQGHARCKALAPELFELDEYGNAHEVGDGTVPAGLEDKAWLAKSNCPEIAIEVTEE; encoded by the coding sequence ATGGCAGAACGACTGAGGGTTCACGTCGATCCCGACAAGTGCCAGGGCCACGCCCGCTGCAAGGCCTTAGCGCCGGAACTGTTCGAACTCGACGAATACGGCAATGCGCACGAGGTCGGCGACGGCACGGTGCCGGCCGGCCTGGAAGACAAGGCCTGGCTTGCCAAATCCAACTGTCCGGAAATCGCGATCGAAGTGACCGAGGAATAG
- a CDS encoding amino acid ABC transporter substrate-binding protein — translation MMRNVIIAAGLLAASSSAATAATLDTVKNRGTLVCGVSAGFAGFSAPDSQGNYKGLDVDYCRALAAGVLGDPNKVRFVALTAQNRFTALQSGEIDVLYRNSTQTYLRGVTLGLRQGPINFYDGQGFVVKKDLGVKELKDLKGATVCVAQGTTHEVTLGDYGRANGIDWKPLVFDRVDTMYQTFFGGRCDAMTQDASALAGAVTTAAPNPADYVVLPQTISKEPLGPFTRNGDEVWSDIITWLHYGLIEAEELGVTQANVEEMAKSQTPAVQRLLGTSGDLGSRLGLDNKWLVTAIKTTGNYGEIYERNVGKGGPLKLERGLNGLWSKGGLMYAIPFK, via the coding sequence ATGATGAGGAACGTGATTATCGCGGCAGGCCTGCTTGCGGCTTCGAGCAGCGCGGCGACGGCTGCGACGCTGGACACGGTGAAGAACCGCGGCACGCTGGTGTGCGGCGTCAGCGCTGGCTTTGCCGGCTTTTCCGCACCGGATTCGCAGGGCAATTACAAGGGCCTCGACGTCGACTACTGCCGCGCGCTCGCCGCTGGCGTGTTAGGGGATCCCAACAAGGTGCGCTTTGTCGCGCTGACCGCCCAAAACCGTTTCACCGCGCTGCAATCGGGTGAGATCGACGTGCTCTACCGCAACTCGACGCAGACCTATTTGCGCGGAGTCACGCTCGGCTTGCGGCAGGGACCGATCAACTTCTACGACGGTCAGGGCTTTGTCGTGAAGAAGGACCTCGGCGTGAAGGAGCTGAAGGATCTCAAGGGCGCCACCGTCTGCGTCGCGCAGGGCACCACGCATGAGGTGACGCTCGGCGATTACGGCCGCGCCAACGGCATCGACTGGAAGCCGCTGGTGTTCGACCGCGTCGACACCATGTACCAGACCTTTTTCGGCGGCCGCTGCGATGCGATGACCCAGGACGCTTCGGCGCTGGCCGGCGCGGTGACCACGGCCGCACCGAACCCGGCGGATTACGTCGTGCTCCCGCAGACCATCAGCAAGGAGCCGCTCGGCCCCTTCACTCGCAACGGCGACGAAGTCTGGAGCGACATCATCACCTGGTTGCATTACGGGCTGATCGAGGCGGAAGAGCTCGGCGTGACGCAGGCCAATGTCGAGGAGATGGCGAAGTCGCAGACGCCTGCGGTGCAGCGGCTCCTCGGCACCTCCGGCGACCTCGGCTCACGGCTTGGGCTCGACAACAAGTGGCTGGTCACGGCGATCAAGACGACCGGCAATTACGGCGAGATTTACGAGCGGAACGTCGGCAAAGGCGGCCCGCTGAAGCTCGAGCGCGGCCTCAACGGCCTCTGGAGCAAGGGCGGCTTGATGTACGCCATTCCGTTCAAGTAA
- a CDS encoding MurR/RpiR family transcriptional regulator, with protein MAEPAKSSPLNELCSALPSLPMRLQEVGRFVAANDYDATTRSMRDLAAEAGADPAAFTRLAKAIGYSGWDALRAALTEARRPAQTSPFSGRAKGHRHGPHADIALITDKLEAEALGLPLISASSVALAAQALHGAKRIWIAGFRSCRSVAELLNYELRLFRASEVQIVGGSGPDDLDLGAFRAGEAVVVIGFTPYTGASVRVAQAAYRAGATLISIADSVTAPMAEGADHVLLFEAAPSPGFFPSLTGAIAIAQSLAAVTFSLGGAAAKKRLQDTEARLAATSIYVSEKG; from the coding sequence ATGGCCGAGCCCGCGAAATCCTCGCCGTTGAACGAACTCTGCAGCGCATTGCCATCGCTCCCGATGCGACTGCAGGAGGTCGGGCGTTTTGTCGCGGCCAATGACTACGACGCCACCACCCGCTCCATGCGCGATCTCGCGGCCGAGGCCGGCGCCGACCCCGCCGCGTTCACACGGCTTGCCAAGGCCATCGGCTATTCCGGCTGGGACGCGTTGCGCGCGGCGCTGACCGAAGCGCGACGCCCGGCACAGACCTCGCCCTTCTCCGGTCGCGCCAAAGGCCACCGCCACGGTCCCCATGCCGACATTGCATTGATTACCGACAAGCTCGAAGCGGAAGCTTTGGGCCTGCCGTTGATTTCGGCCTCCTCAGTGGCCCTTGCCGCACAGGCCTTGCACGGTGCAAAGCGCATCTGGATTGCGGGCTTTCGAAGCTGCCGCAGTGTCGCGGAGCTCTTGAACTATGAGCTGCGGCTGTTCCGCGCGAGCGAGGTGCAGATCGTCGGCGGCTCCGGCCCTGACGATCTCGACCTCGGCGCCTTCCGCGCGGGCGAAGCCGTCGTAGTGATCGGCTTCACCCCCTACACGGGCGCAAGCGTCCGGGTGGCGCAAGCCGCCTATCGCGCCGGCGCGACGCTGATCTCGATCGCGGACAGCGTTACCGCACCGATGGCCGAAGGCGCCGATCATGTGCTGCTGTTTGAGGCAGCGCCCTCGCCCGGGTTCTTCCCGAGCCTCACCGGCGCGATCGCGATCGCGCAGTCGCTTGCCGCGGTGACGTTCTCGCTCGGCGGCGCGGCTGCCAAGAAGCGCCTGCAGGACACCGAGGCCCGGCTTGCCGCGACCTCCATCTACGTCTCAGAGAAAGGTTGA
- a CDS encoding cytochrome P450, with product MSDVSQPAAHPPVTDWLHDFDHTDPRWTEDPFPIWDQMRAASPVVHTERFLGCYLPTTYEAVRQIANDTESFSSRRIIVRDERPEVAKNAAPPITSDPPDHKPAKQLLLPPFTPDAMKRLEPRVRAICNELIDEFITEGKVDAAARYTKHIPVRAIAHMLGIPESDGDLFIKWIHMILELSITNEMMLKQAAEEMTDYFAGHVEARKRKPGDDLISYLLNARDKNGQPLEDSHIYGSLRLLLIAGIDTTWSAIGSSLWHLAKTPADRERLIAEPELMPIAVEELLRAYSPVTMAREVVKETTISGCPVKPGNMVLLSFPAANRDPRMFPDADKVVLDRRENRHAAFGLGIHRCVGSNLARMEMQVAIEEWLKRIPDFRLDPAGTVTWSQGTVRGPRQLPFLLGKAM from the coding sequence ATGTCCGACGTCAGCCAGCCCGCCGCCCATCCGCCTGTCACCGATTGGCTCCACGACTTCGACCACACCGATCCGCGCTGGACGGAAGATCCCTTCCCGATCTGGGACCAAATGCGTGCTGCAAGCCCGGTCGTGCACACCGAGCGCTTTCTCGGCTGCTATCTGCCGACGACCTATGAGGCGGTGCGGCAGATCGCCAACGACACCGAGAGCTTCTCCTCGCGCCGCATCATCGTTCGCGATGAGCGGCCCGAAGTCGCCAAGAATGCGGCGCCGCCGATCACCTCCGATCCGCCCGACCACAAGCCGGCCAAGCAATTGCTGCTGCCGCCGTTCACGCCAGATGCGATGAAGAGGCTCGAGCCGCGCGTCCGCGCCATCTGCAACGAGTTGATCGACGAATTCATCACTGAGGGCAAGGTTGACGCAGCTGCGCGCTACACCAAGCACATCCCGGTGCGCGCGATCGCGCACATGCTCGGCATTCCCGAGAGCGACGGCGACCTCTTCATCAAATGGATCCACATGATCCTCGAGCTGAGTATCACGAACGAGATGATGCTGAAGCAGGCGGCCGAGGAGATGACCGACTATTTCGCCGGCCATGTCGAAGCGCGCAAAAGGAAGCCGGGCGACGACCTGATCTCCTATCTCCTCAACGCCCGTGACAAGAACGGGCAGCCGCTCGAGGACTCCCACATCTACGGCTCGCTGCGGCTGCTTCTGATCGCCGGCATCGACACTACCTGGAGCGCGATCGGCTCCTCGCTTTGGCACCTCGCGAAGACGCCCGCGGACCGCGAGCGCCTGATCGCCGAGCCCGAGTTGATGCCGATCGCGGTCGAGGAACTCTTGCGTGCCTATTCGCCGGTGACGATGGCGCGCGAGGTGGTGAAGGAGACGACCATCTCCGGCTGTCCCGTCAAGCCGGGCAACATGGTGCTGCTCTCCTTTCCCGCTGCCAACCGCGACCCCAGAATGTTCCCCGATGCCGACAAGGTCGTGCTCGACCGCCGGGAGAACCGCCATGCCGCCTTCGGCCTCGGCATCCACCGCTGCGTCGGTTCCAACCTGGCGCGGATGGAGATGCAGGTTGCAATTGAAGAGTGGTTGAAGCGAATCCCGGACTTCCGGCTCGATCCGGCGGGCACCGTGACCTGGTCGCAAGGGACCGTGCGCGGTCCCCGCCAGTTGCCATTTCTGCTTGGAAAGGCCATGTAG
- a CDS encoding sulfite oxidase-like oxidoreductase, with amino-acid sequence MADENEPPPESKLTRTKEKWAREGRFLTGRITRPEDQRLPPGQHLTRDWPVLDLGLTPSISRERWRLDVYGAVENPVFWTFTEFTAQKQAQFTSDIHCVTTWSRYDNKWEGLATRELLAACQPRDDARFVVLHSYDGYTTNLSLEDFATEDALLAHGWSGRPLTEEHGGPVRLVVPHLYFWKSAKWLQAIEFLTEDAPGYWEVRGYHNRGDPWAEERYSGD; translated from the coding sequence ATGGCTGACGAGAACGAGCCGCCGCCCGAAAGCAAGCTGACGCGGACCAAGGAGAAATGGGCGCGCGAGGGCCGCTTCCTCACCGGCAGGATCACGCGCCCGGAAGACCAGCGCCTGCCGCCCGGGCAGCATCTGACCCGCGACTGGCCGGTGCTCGACCTCGGGCTGACGCCGTCGATCTCGCGTGAGCGCTGGCGGCTCGACGTCTACGGTGCGGTCGAGAACCCGGTGTTCTGGACGTTTACGGAATTCACGGCGCAGAAGCAGGCACAATTCACCTCCGACATCCATTGCGTGACGACCTGGTCACGTTACGACAACAAGTGGGAGGGGCTTGCGACGCGCGAGCTGCTGGCGGCCTGCCAGCCGCGCGACGATGCGCGCTTCGTCGTGCTGCATTCCTATGACGGCTACACCACCAATCTGTCGCTGGAGGATTTCGCCACCGAAGACGCCCTGCTCGCCCATGGCTGGTCGGGCCGGCCGCTGACGGAAGAGCATGGCGGTCCGGTGCGGTTGGTTGTGCCGCATCTCTATTTCTGGAAGAGCGCCAAATGGCTCCAGGCGATCGAATTTCTGACCGAGGATGCTCCCGGTTATTGGGAAGTCCGCGGCTATCATAACCGCGGCGATCCCTGGGCCGAAGAGCGCTATTCCGGCGATTGA
- a CDS encoding aspartate/glutamate racemase family protein — MRITLIHALKHSIAPIETAFARLWPEARLMNLLDDSLSADLARDGALSDAMTGRFLALGDYAAATGADAILFTCSAFGPCIEAVARGHAPMPVLKPNEAMIEQAVTMGRRIGLLSTFPPTLQSMPPEFPAPVEIVPKLAEGALAALDRGDRTTHDHLIAEAARDLRDCDVIALAQFSIAATAPLVAEATGKPVVTTPDSAVLKLMKLLEVTR, encoded by the coding sequence ATGCGCATCACACTGATCCACGCGCTCAAGCATTCCATCGCCCCGATCGAGACGGCGTTCGCGCGCCTGTGGCCGGAAGCGCGGCTGATGAACCTGCTCGACGACAGCCTGTCGGCGGATCTGGCGCGCGACGGCGCGCTCAGCGACGCCATGACCGGCCGCTTCCTCGCGCTCGGGGATTATGCCGCCGCCACTGGAGCTGACGCGATCCTGTTCACCTGCTCGGCCTTCGGACCCTGTATTGAGGCGGTTGCGCGCGGGCATGCGCCGATGCCGGTCCTGAAACCGAATGAGGCGATGATCGAGCAGGCAGTGACGATGGGCCGGCGTATCGGCCTGCTCTCGACCTTCCCACCGACGCTCCAATCGATGCCACCGGAGTTTCCTGCCCCGGTTGAGATCGTGCCGAAGCTCGCCGAAGGCGCGCTCGCCGCGCTCGATCGCGGTGACCGCACCACGCACGATCACCTGATCGCGGAAGCCGCAAGAGACCTGCGCGACTGCGACGTGATCGCGCTCGCGCAATTCAGCATCGCTGCCACCGCGCCACTGGTCGCGGAGGCCACCGGCAAACCGGTGGTGACGACGCCTGACAGCGCCGTGCTGAAACTGATGAAGCTGTTGGAGGTAACGCGCTAG
- a CDS encoding aspartate aminotransferase family protein has translation MSTRTSHVLHRSLRETPPKAIGGEGVYLFAEDGRRVLDASGGAAVSCLGHQHPRVIAALAQQASTLAYAHTAFFSSEVAERLAETLVGHEPGGLAYAYFVSGGSEAIEASIKLARQYFIERGEPQRRHFIARRQSYHGNTLGALAAGGNAWRREPYAPLLSGAFSHVTPAFAYHEKRDNELDAAFVARLAAELEAEFQRLGPDTVAAFLAEPVVGATAGAVTAPDGYFKAVREICDRHGALLILDEVMCGMGRTGTMHAWQQEGIAPDIQAIAKGLGGGYQPIGAMLASGKIIDTIRTGSGAFQHGHTYLAHPLACAAALAVQEVIREDGLLDQVRERGRQLEQRLTERFGNHRHVGDIRGRGLFWAIELVADRATRTSFDPALKLHQKIKAAAFAEGLGCYPGGGTVDGVRGDHVLLAPPYIASTDEIDLIVDKLGTAVDNVLRSVNH, from the coding sequence ATGAGCACCCGCACGAGCCACGTGCTGCACCGTTCCTTGCGCGAGACGCCGCCGAAGGCGATCGGTGGCGAAGGCGTTTATCTCTTCGCCGAAGACGGACGGCGCGTGCTGGACGCCTCCGGAGGCGCCGCGGTCTCCTGCCTCGGCCATCAGCATCCGCGTGTCATCGCGGCGCTGGCGCAGCAGGCCTCGACGCTGGCCTATGCCCATACCGCGTTCTTCTCCTCCGAAGTGGCGGAGCGGCTTGCCGAGACGCTGGTCGGCCATGAGCCCGGCGGTCTCGCCTACGCCTATTTCGTCAGCGGCGGATCGGAGGCGATCGAAGCCAGCATCAAGCTCGCGCGGCAATACTTCATCGAGCGCGGCGAGCCGCAGCGGCGCCACTTCATCGCGCGGCGGCAGAGCTATCACGGCAATACGCTCGGCGCGCTCGCTGCCGGCGGCAACGCCTGGCGCCGCGAGCCCTATGCGCCGCTCCTATCCGGCGCTTTCAGCCATGTGACGCCTGCCTTTGCCTATCACGAGAAGCGCGACAACGAGCTCGATGCAGCGTTCGTGGCACGGCTGGCCGCCGAGCTCGAAGCCGAGTTCCAGCGGCTCGGTCCCGACACCGTCGCAGCATTTCTTGCCGAGCCGGTCGTCGGCGCTACTGCCGGTGCCGTCACTGCGCCCGACGGCTACTTCAAGGCGGTGCGCGAAATCTGCGACCGCCATGGCGCGCTGCTCATCCTCGACGAGGTCATGTGCGGCATGGGCCGCACCGGCACCATGCACGCCTGGCAGCAAGAAGGCATCGCGCCCGACATCCAGGCGATCGCCAAGGGCCTTGGCGGCGGCTACCAGCCGATCGGCGCGATGCTCGCAAGCGGCAAGATCATCGACACCATCCGCACCGGAAGCGGGGCGTTCCAGCACGGCCACACGTATCTGGCGCATCCCCTCGCCTGCGCCGCGGCCCTCGCCGTGCAGGAGGTGATCCGCGAAGACGGACTGCTCGATCAGGTCAGGGAGCGCGGGCGTCAGCTCGAGCAACGGCTGACCGAGCGCTTCGGCAATCACCGCCATGTCGGCGACATCAGGGGCCGCGGCCTGTTCTGGGCGATCGAGCTCGTTGCCGATCGCGCGACGCGCACCTCCTTCGACCCGGCGCTCAAGCTGCATCAGAAGATCAAGGCGGCCGCCTTCGCGGAGGGGCTCGGCTGCTACCCCGGCGGCGGCACCGTGGATGGCGTCCGCGGCGACCACGTATTGCTGGCTCCGCCCTATATCGCCTCGACGGACGAGATCGACCTCATTGTCGACAAGCTCGGCACCGCCGTCGACAACGTGTTGCGTAGTGTCAATCACTGA